A window of Rhododendron vialii isolate Sample 1 chromosome 11a, ASM3025357v1 contains these coding sequences:
- the LOC131306611 gene encoding LOW QUALITY PROTEIN: uncharacterized protein LOC131306611 (The sequence of the model RefSeq protein was modified relative to this genomic sequence to represent the inferred CDS: substituted 2 bases at 2 genomic stop codons): MLRRRLSLLIATSIHNGSSIHAKPTSITPRLLPSPPPPSHFLQSSNFTPHSHVGILGHDLNLGLRAYSILSXMIXETTKVLERRRRKGRGIGSGKGKTAGRGHKGQRARGTMKFGFEGGQTPMRRTMPKRGFKNPFSLTSQSVGLGKIAKLINAGKIDSSELIAMKTLKDSGAIGKQIRDGARLMGRGSEHIKWPIHLEVSRVPIRAKAAVETVGGSVRRVYYNNLGFRALLKPEWFEKKGRLLPKAAPPPKQRDKVDSIGRLPAPTKPIPFTPEEIEVMSAAPVS; encoded by the exons ATGTTGAGAAGAAGGCTATCGCTATTAATCGCAACCTCAATCCACAACGGTTCTTCAATCCACGCCAAACCCACGTCAATCACCCCACGGTTActtccatcaccaccacctccttcGCATTTCTTGCAAAGTTCGAATTTTACCCCTCATTCCCATGTGGGTATTTTGGGGCATGATCTGAATCTGGGTTTGAGGGCTTACAGCATTCTGAGTTGAATGATTTGAGAGACAACAAAGGTGctagaaagaagaagaaggaagggtCGGGGGATTGGGTCAGGCAAGGGGAAGACTGCTGGAAGGGGTCATAAGGGGCAGAGGGCGAGGGGGACTATGAAATTTGGGTTTGAAGGGGGGCAGACTCCGATGCGGCGGACGATGCCGAAAAGGGGGTTTAAGAACCCCTTTAGCCTCACGTCTCAG TCCGTGGGACTAGGAAAGATTGCGAAACTGATAAATGCAGGGAAGATAGATTCATCAGAGTTGATCGCGATGAAAACTCTTAAG GATTCTGGAGCCATCGGGAAGCAGATAAGAGATGGTGCCAGATTAATGGGACGAGGTTCTGAACATATAAAGTGGCCTATTCATCTGGAG GTTTCCAGGGTGCCTATTAGGGCAAAGGCGGCAGTTGAAACCGTTGGAGGGTCTGTGAGGAGAGTGTACTATAACAACTTGGGCTTCAGGGCACTGCTCAAGCCCGAATGGTTCGAGAAAAAGGGCAGGTTGCTGCCAAAAGCAGCGCCTCCCCCAAAACAGAGAGATAAAGTTGATAGCATTGGAAGACTCCCTGCGCCCACAAAGCCAATTCCTTTTACACCAGAGGAGATAGAAGTGATGTCCGCAGCACCTGTTTCTTGA